The genomic window ataataataatactaagaatgataaaagtaatgagtaaccataaaatattgataataataataataataataataataatgacagcaatgataataatgataataataaaaataataacaataataatgatgataacaataatagtaatactagcaatgatagtgataacaaaaataataatgactgtaataataacgatgattatgataatactaatactgaaatgataataataatattaatgatacgatgataactataattaaaataataataacaataatgatcataaggatgataataataatgagtaataatgagaataatgataataatattaataatgataatgatgatgataataataataataataataataataataataataataataataataataataataacaataataataataataattagaataatgataataataataataataataataataataataataataataataataataataataataataataataataataataataacaatgataataaaacagcaataataataacaacaatatcgataataatgatgattataaaaacaattgtaataataacagtctACCTCCCAACCCTCCATGTTTGCAGCACGCTTCAGAACTTGTAAAACGACATCAGAATCTCATTATCTTGCATAAAGAACAAAATCCCCCTAATTTATAACGAAAGGATACGATGAcgttcaaatgtttttttttttttttttttttttttctttttttaatggcgttttttttttttttttttttttttttttagattgcctCGTTGTAGTTTCAGGTCTTGTGTAATTAACTTGGAatcgtgtttttatgtatgtatgaggggAGATAAAGCTGatattttcatagtttttttaTGCTATGATAGTATTAtgttgcacacacatacgcgcgtatgtgtttatatgtaggaatggtgtgtgtgtgtgtgtgtgtgtgtgtgtgtgtgtgtgtgtgtgtgtgtgtgtgtgtgtgtgtaagtgtctgtgtaagtgtctttgtaagtgtctgtgtgtgtgtaagtgtctgagTAAGTGTctttgtaagtgtctgtgtgtgtctgtgtaagtgtctgtgtgtgtgtgtgtgtgtgtgtgtgtgtgtgtgtgtgtgtgtgtgtgtgtgtgtgtgtaagtgtctgtgtaagtgtctttgtaagtgtctgtgtgtgtgtaagtgtctgagTAAGTgtctttgtaagtgtgtgtgtaagtgtctgtgtaagtgtaagtgtgtgtgtgtgtgcgtgtgcgtgtgtgtgtgagtgtgcgtgtgcgtgtgcgtgtgcgtgtgcgtgtgcgtgtccgtgtgcgtgtgcgtgtgcgtgtgcgtgtgcgtgcagatataaatacacacattttgaAGACGGACACGAAAGACGCAGTCACGAGACATAAAATTACTTGCTATCGCAAATTATTCACGATTTAGCAGGTGATGCATGGCCGAAACGATCGTTAAATATAGTCAGCATTTGAATTTAAAATAACAAGTAAACATTAGATATGGATATCGATAAATGAAACAGCTATTTTTGAATTTATGAAATGCAATAAAATTAACGAACTTTAAAAGGTGGGGGAGCGGGAACCGTTagcgggggagggatggggggatggggggggtagtCGCTCGCCATGAGGCTATaaagctgtttgtttgtttgtttatttgtcctgTTTCGTGTCAACAAAAAGTGATTAATTCGTGTACATGAAGGTACATTGGGCGTGTTCATTTGAGCATGTgaatttagttttattattgttttattgctgttttttttttttatattgtatatttacgTGTTATGGAGTTTGAATATTTCTAGAAAAAACGCTTAATAAAGAGACACTTTCTTCGTTATTGTTCCTCGATACGGGAGTCGACGAAGACATGGCGGGCGGgagagggcgtgggcgtgaagaAAAAAGGAACCCCATCAGCGACAACGAAGGGATATCGGAAGCAATAGCGAAGGTGGGCGGCACAGGCAGGACACACCAAGGTCctcgaagaagatgatgaagattggCGTTCTTAGGCAAGGGGACAGTCTGCGAGGTAGGCCGGTGACGATGACAGGGCGATGCGCAGGATAACAGGAGGCGTGAGTTACAGAGTTTGGCTCATCAGTCATGAGAGATATCAGAGCCAAGGAAGAGCCAGTGGTGCGCTTTCCTCAGGATAAATTGCACAAGAGCAAGACAAGTTCCAGAGCCACGCTTTTAACGTACTCTgggctatctgtttatctatttattcttacacacacattcagaaatatatatgaatacatttatatatatatatatatatatatatatatatatatatatatatatatatatatatacatatatatatatacatatatgtgtgtgtgtgttgatttgaaAGACATTTACAGAGCAATTTACATGCCCTGCAAAAGGCTAATGTAAGATATCCAAGCACTTTATCTGGCTACTCTTGCACTGACGGAGGGACCCTATAGTCCGATATTGAATACAAATGAGTGAAAGGCTGCACCGTAGTACTCAACTTAAATCTTAGTTTACTTAGTGAATGAAAGATTCACTTACACGATTATCCATACCCATTGTAGTGAGGCTAACCGCTGGCCAAGACGtctctaaagattttttttccttgaattGTAGTTCCTGAGAAAACAGTTATTGTGTGAAGTACATCATTTCTATCTTTTGTAGTAACATTTGTAGCAGGTTCCTTCTTTCCTGTCGAGTAAGGATTGTGCTGGCTGAGGAGCTGTTCTTGCTGGAACTGAGGCAAGTGCTGAGGCCGGAACTGACATTGAGAGTAATGCTGAAACTGGCATTAAAATGTGCTGAAGCAGACACCGaactggcactgaagcaggtgctgaagcagacgccgaaattggcactgaagcaggtgctgaagcagacgccgaaattggcactgaagcaggtgctgaagcagacgccgaaattggcactgaagcaggtgctgaagcagacgccgaaattggcactgaagcaggtgctgaagcagacgccgaaattggcaATGAAGCAGatgctgaagcagacgccgaaattggcaATGAAGCAGatgctgaagcagacgccgaaattggcactgaagcagatgctgaagcagacgccgaaattggcaccgaagcaggtgctgaagcagacgccgaaattggcaCTGAAGCAGACGCTGAAATTGGCACTGAAGCAGACGCTGAaattggcactgaagcaggtgctgaagcagacgccgaTATTGGCGCTGAAGCAGACGCTGAAATTGGCAATGAAGCAGttgctgaagcagacgccgaaattggcaCCGAAGCAGatgctgaagcagacgccgaaattgacactgaagcaggtgctgaagcagACATCGAAATTGGCACTGATgcagacgccgaaattggcaatgaagcaggtgctgaagcagacgccgaaattggcactgaagcagatgctgaagcagacgccgaaattggcactgaagcagatgctgaagcagacgccgaaattggcaATGAAGCAGatgctgaagcagacgccgaaattggcaCCGAGGCAggtgctgaagcagacgccgaaattggcactgaagcagatgctgaagcagacgccgaaattggcaATGAAGCaggggctgaagcagacgccgaaattggcaccgaagcaggtgctgaagcagacgccgaaattggcactgaagcagatgctgaagcagacgccgaaattggcaATGAAGGAGGTGTtgaagcagacgccgaaattggcactgaagcagatgctgaagcagacgccgaaattggcaATGAAGCAGatgctgaagcagacgccgaaattggcactgaagcagatgctgaagcagacgccgaaattggcaccgaagcaggtgctgaagcagacgccgaaattggcaCTGAAGTAggtgctgaagcagacgccgaaattggcaccgaagcaggtgctgaagcagacgccgaaattggcaATGAAGCAGATGCTGAAGCAGACGCTGAAATTGGCACTGAAGCAGACGCCCAATTGGCACCgaagcaggtgctgaagcagacgccgaaattggcactgaagcagatgctgaagcagacgccgaaattggcactgaagcaggtgctgaagcagacgccgaaattggcaccgaagcaggtgctgaagcagacgccgaaattggcactgaagcagatgctgaagcagacgccgaaattggcaCCGAAGCAGATGCTGAAGCAGACACCGAAATTGGCAAtgaagcaggtgctgaagcagacgccgaaattggcactgaagcaggtgctgaagcagacgccgaaattggcaccgaagcaggtgctgaagcagacgccgaaattggcactgaagcagatgctgaagcagacgccgaaattggcaTCGAAGCAGATGCTGAAGCAGACACCGAAATTGGCAAtgaagcaggtgctgaagcagacgccgaaattggTGCTGAAGCAGatgctgaagcagacgccgaaattggcaCTGAAGTAGGTGCTGAAGCAGACGCCAAAATTGGCAATGAAGCAGatgctgaagcagacgccgaaattggcactgaagcaggtgctgaagcagacgccgaaattggcaccgaagcaggtgctgaagcagacgccgaaattggcactgaagcagatgctgaagcagacgccgaaattggcaCCGAAGCAGATGCTGAAGCAGACACCGAAATTGGCAAtgaagcaggtgctgaagcagacgccgaaattggcactgaagcaggtgctgaagcagACGCCCAAATTGGCACTGAATCAggtgctgaagcagacgccgaaattggtgctgaagcagacgccgaaattggtgctgaagcagacgccgaaattggtgctgaagcagacgccgaaattggtgctgaagcagacgccgaaattggtgctgaagcagacgccgaaattggtgctgaagcagacgccgaaattggtgctgaagcaggtgctgaagcagacgccgaaattggcaccgaagcaggtgctgaagcagacgccgaaattggcactgaagcagatgctgaagcagacgccgaaattggcaccgaagcaggtgctgaagcagacgccgaaattggcactgaagcaggtgctgaagcagACGCTGAAATTGGCACTGAAGCAGACGCCGAATTGGCACCgaagcaggtgctgaagcagacgccgaaattggcaCTGAAGTAggtgctgaagcagacgccgaaattggcactgaagcaggtgctgaagcagacgcccaaattggcactgaagcaggtgctgaagcagacgcccaaattggcactgaagcaggtgctgaagcagacgcccaaattggcactgaagcaggtgctgaagcagACGCCCAAATTGGCACCGAAGCAGatgctgaagcagacgccgaaattggcactgaagcaggtgctgaagcagACGCTGAAATTGGCACTGAAGCAGACGCCCAATTGGCACCgaagcaggtgctgaagcagacgccgaaattggcactgaagcagatgctgaagcagacgccgaaattggcaatgaagcaggtgctgaagcagacgccgaaattggtgctgaagcagacgccgaaattggtgctgaagcagacgccgaaattggtgctgaagcagacgccgaaattggcactgaagcaggtgctgaagcagacgccgaaattggcaccgaagcaggtgctgaagcagacgccgaaattggcaccgaagcaggtgctgaagcagacgccgaaattggcaccgaagcaggtgctgaagcagacgccgaaattggcaccgaagcaggtgctgaagcagacgccgaaattggcaccgaagcaggtgctgaagcagacgccgaaattggcaCCGAAGCAGGTGCTGAAGCTTATATCAAGGCTTTGGAGACGATCTGCTCTTGTATAATATGCCTTGCTATATCAATCCTAAGTTCGGAGAAATCAGTTTCATTATTAAGGCAAGGAAGTGAGATGACCTCAGACAGCGGTATTGTGTCTATGTTATTCTAACTTCGTATCCCTTTTGGAATGCATAAAATTGTCCCTTTTCCTTTATCTGAGATCGTTTACTATTTGTATTCACATCACCTATTTTCTCATATAACAGGTGATTTATTTTGGTGTAAGTTTCGGTACACATAGGTGTTGTATGAATACAGTCACACACTGTTCAAAACCACATAAATTAGGTGTTTGGCGCTGCCCACTCTGAGAGGTAAAATcccaatgatgataaggatttccGGTGTCATTTGAAAATTACTTAGTAGTCATATCATTACAGATGCTATACAGTGACAAAAGTCAGGGTTATGGTACCATGCTCTTCTCGGAGGTTTGATGTGACACCGGGCTAACCTCTAAGGCAAGGTGCCCATTCCAGTAATCAAATCACAGTTATACAGAGACACTACAACATTAAGGCACAACCTCTATAGATAAATATGCCTAAAGAAGATTATGTCCACAGCATAGTTCcccaaagagaaaggagaaaatgccTGCACAGACCAAAAGTACCGACAATGCTGAGGGACCTCTGATAAAAGCAAGGGAACTGGTGATGGATGACCCTAATAAAGCAGACTATACTGATGGGCCTTCTCCATCACTGCTACCATAGTGCCACTGAGGGTCGCCATTTGATGATGCCAGAAGAAACGCTC from Penaeus vannamei isolate JL-2024 chromosome 5, ASM4276789v1, whole genome shotgun sequence includes these protein-coding regions:
- the LOC138861727 gene encoding serine-aspartate repeat-containing protein I-like; translated protein: MRDIRAKEEPVVRFPQDKLHKSKTSSRATLLTHRTGTEAGAEADAEIGTEAGAEADAEIGTEAGAEADAEIGNEADAEADAEIGNEADAEADAEIGTEADAEADAEIGTEAGAEADAEIGTEADAEIGTEADAEIGTEAGAEADADIGAEADAEIGNEAVAEADAEIGTEADAEADAEIDTEAGAEADIEIGTDADAEIGNEAGAEADAEIGTEADAEADAEIGTEADAEADAEIGNEADAEADAEIGTEAGAEADAEIGTEADAEADAEIGNEAGAEADAEIGTEAGAEADAEIGTEADAEADAEIGNEGGVEADAEIGTEADAEADAEIGNEADAEADAEIGTEADAEADAEIGTEAGAEADAEIGTEVGAEADAEIGTEAGAEADAEIGNEADAEADAEIGAEADAEIGTEADAEADAEIGTEADAEADTEIGNEAGAEADAEIGTEAGAEADAEIGTEAGAEADAEIGTEADAEADAEIGIEADAEADTEIGNEAGAEADAEIGAEADAEADAEIGTEVGAEADAKIGNEADAEADAEIGTEAGAEADAEIGTEAGAEADAEIGTEADAEADAEIGTEADAEADTEIGNEAGAEADAEIGTEAGAEADAQIGTESGAEADAEIGAEADAEIGAEADAEIGAEADAEIGTEVGAEADAEIGTEAGAEADAQIGTEAGAEADAQIGTEAGAEADAQIGTEADAEADAEIGTEAGAEADAEIGTEADAQLAPKQVLKQTPKLALKQMLKQTPKLVLKQTPKLAPKQVLKQTPKLAPKQVLKLISRLWRRSALVIYFGMLYSDKSQGYGTMLFSEHSSPKRKEKMPAQTKSTDNAEGPLIKARELVMDDPNKADYTDGPSPSLLP